A window of Limosilactobacillus sp. WILCCON 0051 genomic DNA:
CCGTTTTCAACCTGAATTTCTGGGAATTGGTCAAAGACATACAACCGGATCCAACTCTTTGCCTTGCCAGCAAATAAGTCCGCCCGTATGTCTTCGAGCTTGATCCAGTCCGGCTCTGGCTTGGATCTTCCTAGAATCTTCGCGATTAGTGGTGCAAGCTGTTTGGCTAGTTCAAGCAAGGATTGCTTTGTCAACTTGATTTCCATTGATATTTTCTCCTACAGCCCCAGATCGTTGTCGTCATCAACGATCTCTTTCTTATGTTCCTGGAATTTTTCAATCGCCTTTTCGTTGTAGTAGTAGCGATCACCACTCCAGTAACCATATTGACTGCGGTGCCCTTTCGGAGCTTTTAATCCTAAGATCTGGCCCCACTTGCCAATGTTGTAAGCATTAGTGCCGAGCTGTTCGGCAATTGCACCGGCGGTAACGGCAAGACCGTTTGTGATTGGGAACATCAACTGATTCGTAGCTTCCGTGTAGTACGCTTGGCGATAGCGCTCTTCTTCCTGACGGTCGCCAATCTTGATCAGCAGTTCAGCTCGCTTGTTAGCAGCTTCCTGTTCTTTCACCGCTACGTACCGGCGATGATATTCGAGATCTTGGCGTTGGAAATTCAAATCTCCGTTCGCAATCAGCTTTCCATTGTGTTCAGCCTCGTACTCGTTAAATAAGCTGACGTACGTAGCAGTAAAGATTGTTCCTTTACGGCCACCCACCTTGTGGCCCACGAATTCGCAACCCTTTTTGGTTAGCAGGTAGCATTTATAATGCTTACCAGTGCCGGCTTGATAGCTTGATTCAATGAAGAATTGGTCAGAATCCAATTTTGGATTTTGATCCAAAACCTCTTTGTAGCTGTCAATATCACGCACCAAATGTGCATGAGTTTTGCCAATCATCTTGGCAACGTCCCGACTATCAATTACTTGTTGTTTGGAGTCGCTAATATATTTAATGATTTTGTCAGTATCGAAATTGTCCATTTATTTTTCTCCTTTTGAGTTTTTCTCAACGTTTGGGATAAAAAAATCGTTCAATGGAATGCCCAATTTTTTGCTAAGCAATGGCAATTCGTTCGCTTTGAATTTTTGACAACCATTCTCTCTTTTCAAATAAAGAGAACGATTGGCCAATCCTAGCGCTTCGGACATTTCTTGAAGTGTATATTTATGTTCCAGACGTTTCTGCTTGATTAGTTGAATATTAATCGAGTAGGTCAACATTTCACTTCCTTTTTGGTTGCGATTATCTCAACCACGATTTTTATTATACGTTTCGATTTTAGAAACGTCAACACCAAAATTTCTTTTTTCTCAAAAATATGTATCTTTTTTAGAAACATTGCTAAAATAGAAATTGTAAGCGAAACCGTACACACCAGCGATAATAAGGAGGCGTTAAAATGCAAACACAATTAGCTGCCAGAATAGTAGACCTGCGAGAAAAAGTTAACATGAGTCAATCGGAACTGGCCAAGCGTCTTGGCATCGACAAATCATCAATGAATAAAATTGAAAAGGGAACCCGAAAAGTTTCTAGCGAAGAGCTTGATAAAATAGCGTCTATTTTTGATGTATCAGCAGACTATTTACTAGGTAGGAGCACGCCAGATAAAAAGCATCTGGAGCAGGAAATCGACTTAGATAAGGCTATAGATAACGCAATGAGCTTTGACGGAAAGCCAGTTACTGAGCACGACAGAAAAATGATGAAACAGCTTTGGAAAGCATACATGGCCGGAAAAGAATAGGTGATGTTGTATGGCTGAAAAAGTTGTAGACATCATTAAAGAGCTTGGCGTATCGGTGATTGTTGGCAGTTTTGATAATCCCGGATACTACGTGCCGGAGCTTAACGCCATTTACATAGACGAAAAGCTTGACGAGTGCCAACACGAAGCGGTTCTGCTGCATGAACTAGGGCATGCCGCAAAACAGAAAAACGAAATCGATCTATACAACGCAACCAAGACGATGAAGCTTAAAATGGAATGCGAAGCCAATCGCTTTATGATCAGTTATCTGTTTCATCGATACATCAAATACACCGGTGAAGAACCATATAGGGTCGACTATCTGGAGTTTATGCGCCAGAATGACATCCCTTTGCGAGATGAGGATATCGTTAAAGAGATAATCGCCGACTATTAATTGCCTACGTCCAAGCGTGATTGACGTTAAAAGCTATTGGGAGGCAATAAAATGTTCGATATTCTTTTGGCAATCGTTTTTGGATGCCTAGCCTGGGGATCCTGGCATGAATACACAACCAAGCCGGATAAATACGCTAAGTACAGCTCATTTGGTAAAAAGGTAGTTGTTATTGGTTCTGGACTTTTAGCTGTCATTTTTCTCTGCTCAGGATTATTTGGTGGCCACAGTAAGAAACAGCCCGCTGCCTACTACAAATTGGGCACGCCAATTTCAAAGGTGGCCAAGAATGCAAAGAGCCATTCTGACGGAGCCTACTATACCGTCAAAAGCAGATCATACGTGCGGTATTATCAAACTACTAATGCTGACGGCAAAAAGGTTGTGTCAGCCGTTAAATTCAACTATTTCGAGACTGACAGCGCATCAGCCTCAAACAAAAAGGTACTGAAGGACTATCAAAAAGTGACCGCATCAGATCTCAAAGAAACATCAAAAGATCATTAC
This region includes:
- a CDS encoding Rha family transcriptional regulator; translation: MDNFDTDKIIKYISDSKQQVIDSRDVAKMIGKTHAHLVRDIDSYKEVLDQNPKLDSDQFFIESSYQAGTGKHYKCYLLTKKGCEFVGHKVGGRKGTIFTATYVSLFNEYEAEHNGKLIANGDLNFQRQDLEYHRRYVAVKEQEAANKRAELLIKIGDRQEEERYRQAYYTEATNQLMFPITNGLAVTAGAIAEQLGTNAYNIGKWGQILGLKAPKGHRSQYGYWSGDRYYYNEKAIEKFQEHKKEIVDDDNDLGL
- a CDS encoding helix-turn-helix transcriptional regulator, whose protein sequence is MTYSINIQLIKQKRLEHKYTLQEMSEALGLANRSLYLKRENGCQKFKANELPLLSKKLGIPLNDFFIPNVEKNSKGEK
- a CDS encoding helix-turn-helix transcriptional regulator, which encodes MQTQLAARIVDLREKVNMSQSELAKRLGIDKSSMNKIEKGTRKVSSEELDKIASIFDVSADYLLGRSTPDKKHLEQEIDLDKAIDNAMSFDGKPVTEHDRKMMKQLWKAYMAGKE
- a CDS encoding DUF6782 family putative metallopeptidase, giving the protein MAEKVVDIIKELGVSVIVGSFDNPGYYVPELNAIYIDEKLDECQHEAVLLHELGHAAKQKNEIDLYNATKTMKLKMECEANRFMISYLFHRYIKYTGEEPYRVDYLEFMRQNDIPLRDEDIVKEIIADY